Below is a window of Onychostoma macrolepis isolate SWU-2019 chromosome 06, ASM1243209v1, whole genome shotgun sequence DNA.
GACACAAGGACATGTCTAATgtatagaaaaaaattaaagcttttttttaatcacacttttgttgttttgatgCTTGAAAAGCCCTTTTCGTCTTTGATCCTCATGCATTCTCTGGGAATCTGTGTTCATGTTCATCATTTCTTCAGATTTCTGGTTAATCTAATTGTCGTCCTGTTGTCATTCATGCATTtgatgcatttggcagatgctttatGTTTTATCCAGAGCTGATCTGAGTCGATCCGTGAGATCATGAGACTAACGCTGTGACAGACTCACATTCGGCGAGGCTCCCCGTCAGCGGCGTCCCCACACCGTCTCGAGCGTACCTGCGGGTCCAGTCACACACATCATCATCTCGCATCAATGTGAATATAGACATTTATGTATCAAGTTATTCTATTATAATCATGTATTTGCCTGCATGAGAATGGAcatgacaaaaatacagtatatgatgAGTCCTCCTCGTCTCACTGAACATAAATTGAGGCGTCCTGTCTACTGCCTAAAACCAGACTGGAGGCAcagccaaaaaaagaaaacaataacaacTATGTATGAAATGTATTGAACAAGTCTATAGATTCTCTTCAGAGTCTCTCGGCTATatctgaccctgcagcacagaagcagtcataagcagcagctatatttgcagcaatagccaacaatacattgtatggatcaaaattatacatttgtattttatgccaaaaatcattaggatattaagtaaagatcatgttccatgaagatatcttgtaaatttcctaccgtaaatatatcaaaacttcatttttgattagtaatatgcattgctaagaacttcatttgaacaactttaaaggagattttctcaatatttagatttttttgctccctcagattccagatttacaaatagttgtatctcagacaaatattgtccaacaaaccatacatcaatggaaagctatttattcagatttaaaaatgacccttatgactggttttgtggtccagggtcacatattatgtCTGATAATACAGTCTATCTTCTGGCATCAAAACCTCAAGATTTAGAGAGTGATTTCTCACAGAAACCACCACAAATTGGCGTCTCGAACAGGATTGGAAAGGAGCAAGAGGGTGGAAGACCACTTTGACAAGCAACACAAACAGAGGCCACTAAAGGTAAGCAGTTTTTGCTTATATAGTCTGAGAGTCTGCCTGTGCTGGTAAGGACCTCCTCCAAAtttaaagaacaaaaagaaaaaaggggtTTGTGTCCAttagaaataaatgcatgcaacGATCTGTGTTTACTGTTATAACTGGGCCTTGAGGATAGCAATAAATGTTAAGCGGATAGAGTATAGATAAGCGTGCAAATCTCTGACCGGGCCATGTGTATGTAGTTGAGCAGCACTGATGTCCCCTGCAGCAGAAGCGCGGTGGATAACACCTTCAGAACCGTGTGCATCGGGCCGGCTTTGCTCAGCGCCTGCCACAGCGGCTGTATGTAGATACACGACGCCACGAAATACGCCAGGATCAGCATGAAGTAGAAGCTGTGGAGCCCTGCGAGGAATATATTCATTCaggtcaagtcacctttattcatataacgcttttaacaatacagattctgtcaaagcagctttacagtatcaaatgtgaccctgcagcacaaaagcagtcataagcagcacagttatatttgtagcaatagccaacaatacattgtatggctcaaaattatacatttttcttttatgccaaaaatcattaggatattaagatcatgttccatgaagatatttagtaaatttcctaccgtaaatatatcaaaacttcatttttgattagtaatatgcattgctaagaacttcatttgaacaactttaaaggtgattttctcaatatttagatttttttgctccctcagattccagattttcaaatagttccagatattgtccgatcctaacaaaccatacatcaatgcaaagctgatttattcagctctcagatgatgcataaatctaaatttcgaaaaactgacacttgagactggttttgtggtccagggtcacatatggagtgtgtttgtgagtCTGACCGGTCTCCTCGGCGCTGAAGTGGTCCAGTGGGTTCCCCGCGGCGTCTGGGTTCATCAGGGTGATCTGGAAGCGCAGGTCTTCTAGCGCGGCGTCCGTCTCTCCGTCCTGACAGGTGTATCGGTCCACATACATCACGTGCCACACCTGCGGAGCGGACTGATGCGGTATGGTCTGGTTCTGCTCCTCTTTAATCAGGTTAACTGTAAATGTCAAACATTATATGGATGTCAacagtattattacaattaataataaaaactaaaaattttgGTTCATTTGCTTCAAAAACATCTATAAATTTTGTCTTTTagactattttttttctttaagggcaaaaacactgttttgtcATGCACCTGTCAAGTTTTTGGGCtttgtgttttttcagactagtggaaagaaaacatccgaAAGACTTTCATAGCACTTTATCTGTTTGTGTCGATAGATTTCAGTTACAATACATATTCTTAAAAGGCTggagttttttctcctacactgagccataaatctccacttacacacaccaaactttacatttgaTCTGTgtcctgaaggtttttactgagggctttgttcatatataattagcttgattatatacaatattttatttccccaaaattgtgaaaatatatagttttatatagtattttctgaattacGGAGTGACAAAAATGtgatccctctgtaaaaacatttgactcTAATATGtcgaaaaaattaaataagaattttgaaactgacttcacccagtgtttagatttttgtactagaaatgtatgcaaattagcacatatttcattaaataatgcctcatttgcatatttaaaaaatcttgtactacaaaaatgtttgcaattatcaatCAACTGGGTGAGTAAGACGATAACTATTAGTTATTTTTCGATTCCAATGTGGTTTAAAAAAGTCAAACATCTAGATATCGTGTCTCTTTTCGCAAATCATTTAATTGCTGCTGAACACCATGAAGAAAAATCAGCTGATAAGCAGCTATAAGCGGCTGCGTGACGTGTCTGTGCATGCCCAGTCCGGGGTCAAAGTTCACACGTAGTGTCATGCAGAAATGGCATGTTGCACTGAAGATAACCTGTTAAAGCGGTGTGAGACGTGAAGGAGTCTTACTGGAGACGTGAGCCGATGTGAGTCTCTCCAGACAGCTCAGATTATCAAAGCCCTCCGAGCCCTGAAACAGCAGCAGTCTGGCCTCCTTCTGCACAGCCAGCAGCACATTGTGCACACGATACGCCACCAGACCATTCTCACCTATCAAATATCATAATGCATATGTACAGTAAGTCAAATCAGATTGACACCTATATGATCAGTCACAACATCAGCAATATTCCTGCATTCTACATGCATGCATgtggacaaaaaaacaaaaatgcatggaagcaaatgcaaatgcatgaTGTCAATGCATGAATGCAGTTTAATATCACACACTCACCATGATACAGAAATCTTGTGATGTACTGCCCATTATTTTCTCTCGCCGCGTCGCTCCTGAAAACCCCAGAAACCGTTTTCCCTGCTGCAGGACATGACGTAAACAAAAGAACAATGAGAACGATAAAGTACACAaacattatttcatttcagcagAAGCTCTTATGCTCTTCATTCACTGCAATCAATGAGGTAATACTGTCCTTTTCCGCCCACTTTGTGAGCGACGTCTGCTACATCCAATCGGAGTACGGTTTTCAGTCAAGCGCAGTAGAGCGACCAATGAGAGCGCGGCGGAGGCGGGGCGAGCGTCGGCTCATACGTGTCAGCGCTGCCGCAAACCGCTGCTCTAACTGTCGTGAGGAGTGTTTACGAAGCATCATGTAAGTGCTTCTCGGAGTCAAAGAAATGATCTTCAGTCTGGATTAAACATGGAGCTCCAGCTGAAGATGAGCAGTGAGTGTCGCTCGGTGCTGGTGACCGGAGGAGCGGGATTCATGTGAGATTTAACACTGTCAACAAATATCAAAATACATCTGAACCCTTCACATGACTCGATCTGGCACTGCTTTAGACAACAGAGTATCAAATTAAGGGTCATTTATTGTGAAAAACCTGTGACAGAAGTCTGAGATGCGGTATCAATAGATGTAGTGTTTTGGCTTCGTCCCGATACACACACCTGCGCACTTGTCTACTTGCACGACAAATATAGTTCACTAGCAacactgttattgaactgaataaCAGCACTGTTGTCTTCAGCCAGCTCACTTTCAGGGGAAGTTGCTGAAGGAATGTGGATTTGTTGCTAAATGATGTAATCACGACGCAAAATTGTcacaacatcaaatctcagcaaaaaatatattttatacatgttaatttagatttgtttgtaatatgcataatattaaaatatgagtaactttatttttaaatgcgttgaattattgaacacttgAATGATTGCAATTTTttaatagctagtaaactagtaatactacacattctcaacaattacgctttaagcagtgtattagtagttagttagtGTGCTGCactctaagaaaagtctgtaaaaatagggcacagtctgctatgttaatatgaaagaattaCCTGCgttttaaattacgcattgaGTTTCAGATTACAGGGTTATAATGATAaagtcctggaaaattactagtatcTTTCCCGTATTTCTTACAGTGTACTgactgatcaacaatcgcaggaacaagctactaacaaagtgtatcataaacgaacaattattcaattattattattaaattgaagaaTTGCAAACAACAGCTAACTCGGTTCACGTGATGCGAGTACTGCGaggcatctttggtttcctctttttgtgGAAGCTGCTTTACTGATGAAATTACTAGTGTACTTTCACTTACTCAAGTGGTCAAGAGCGCAGTGTGAGTATATTGGGACGGACCCGGTGGGTGATGTGGCTGCGTCCGAAATCACATAGTTCGCATCACATACTTCACATAGTATAAAATAGTATGTGAACAGAGTAGTGTGTCcaaattcacagtattcataaTCAGTGTAGGGGCTAACACATTACAAGTAAcctaatcagattacttttttcatgtaactagtaaagtaacacattactttttaattaacaaaaaaaaaaaaatctgattacattttttaaataagtaacaccagtattgagcagcaaatcagcatattagaatgatttctgaagatcatgtgacgctgaagactggagtaatgatgctgaaaatacagctgcgcatcacagaaatacattacagtttaacacatattcacatagaaaacagctgttttaaatagtgaaaatatttcacaattttactgctattgctgtattttggatcaaataaatgcaggctcagtgaacagaagagacttctttaaaaaagcatttaaaatcttactgatcaaaaacttttgactggtattgTATGTAGAATTACATATTCAATAGAAGTAGCTACTCAGAGAG
It encodes the following:
- the gpr180 gene encoding integral membrane protein GPR180 isoform X1, which gives rise to MFVYFIVLIVLLFTSCPAAGKTVSGVFRSDAARENNGQYITRFLYHGENGLVAYRVHNVLLAVQKEARLLLFQGSEGFDNLSCLERLTSAHVSINLIKEEQNQTIPHQSAPQVWHVMYVDRYTCQDGETDAALEDLRFQITLMNPDAAGNPLDHFSAEETGLHSFYFMLILAYFVASCIYIQPLWQALSKAGPMHTVLKVLSTALLLQGTSVLLNYIHMARYARDGVGTPLTGSLAELCDMVAQVQMLYLLLSLCVGWSLSRSRKSQSKPLQWDSSPASTALALAVVIAQGALLIWEQLEESEHHSFHVQRSAAGWLLMALRITLALFLASVLYQIISAERSALKRDFYLSFGKGCFLWFLCHPVLVLFSVILNEHQKEKVVTIGVILCQSISVVVLYRLFLSRSLYWEVSSLSSVTLPLTMSRRSRY
- the gpr180 gene encoding integral membrane protein GPR180 isoform X2, coding for MFVYFIVLIVLLFTSCPAAGKTVSGVFRSDAARENNGQYITRFLYHGENGLVAYRVHNVLLAVQKEARLLLFQGSEGFDNLSCLERLTSAHVSINLIKEEQNQTIPHQSAPQVWHVMYVDRYTCQDGETDAALEDLRFQITLMNPDAAGNPLDHFSAEETGLHSFYFMLILAYFVASCIYIQPLWQALSKAGPMHTVLKVLSTALLLQGTSVLLNYIHMARYARDGVGTPLTGSLAELCDMVAQVQMLYLLLSLCVGWSLSRSRKSQSKPLQWDSSPASTALALAVVIAQGALLIWEQLEESEHHSFHVQRSAAGWLLMALRITLALFLASVLYQIISAERSALKRDFYLSFGKGCFLWFLCHPVLVLFSVILNEHQKEKNALFEEVWRIVDSEVNAHCYDWLTVVYD